A window of Sphaeramia orbicularis chromosome 8, fSphaOr1.1, whole genome shotgun sequence genomic DNA:
CTACAACCACTGGAGCCCCCATGACCACTGGAGCCCCTACAACCACTGGAGCTCCTAGGACCACTGGAGCCCCTACAACCACTGGAGCTCCTAGGACCACTGGAGCCCCTACAACCACTGGAGCCCCCATGACCACAGGAGCCCCTACAACCACTGGAGCTCCTAGGACCACTGGAGCCCCTACAACCACTGGAGCCCCCATGACCACTGGAGCCCCTACAACCACTGGAGCTCCTAGGACCACTGGAGCCCCCACAACCACTGGATCCCCCACAAACACTAGAGACCCCATGACCACAGGAGCCCCTACAACCACTGGAGCTCCTAGGACCACTGGAGCCCCTACAACCACTGGAGCCCCCATGACCACTGGAGCCCCTACAACCACTGGAGCTCCTAGGACCACTGGAGCCCCTACAACCACTGGATCCCCCACAAACACTAGAGACCCCATGACCACAGGAGCCCCTACAACCACTGGAGCTCCTAGGACCACTGGAGCCCCTACAACCACTGGAGCCCCCATGACCACTGGAGCCCCTACAACCACTGGATCCCCCACAAACACTAGAGCCCCCATGACCACCAGAGCCCCCACAATCACTGGATCTCTTCAAGGAACTTTTCAGGAGTACTTTGTCGATGTAAGACTGGTTTGTAGTCGACCCACAGGTGCTCCTTTCTGTGATTTCAAGGACTTACCGACCCACGTAGAGCCTCCAGGTCACAGGTCACCACTTGGATCTGACGTCGATACTCATTGGCCTCCTGCTTGGCCTGACGCAGGGCTTCTGCATTTCGATTGGCTGCATCTGTCAGGTCAGCAAACTGTgcacaaatgaaaagaaaaccagGTTAGATgtgtctgtgtaagttctcatctgctcaggtcatggttcttcttggtagttcttctacaGACCACTGcccctacaggtttataagtccactttCCCCCAGCAGCAATTACAACTGAAGAAGTCTGGTAGAGGAGAGAcgaaatgtttgttgttgttgacgAGATGATTATATTTAACTGTATATTCATATCTACTTATGTTGCATTAACCCTAAAAAGTTCTATTGTTTCATTTGGACACACAGGACCGTAAACATTTAGAGTAAGAGTATTTGAAATATAGTTTCTACTTAATAATATCACCCCTTGATACATGTAGGTCCAGGTTTAGTCTATGACGGTCTGAGTCCTCTGACCTTGGACCGGTACCAGTCCTCTGTCTCCTGCATGTTGGAGGACGCCATGGTCTCATACTGGACCCTGATGTCCCTCAGAGCAGCTGTCAGGTCTGGTTTGGACACATCCAGGTCAACGTGGACCTGCTGGGCCAGGATCTGCTCCTGGAACTCACGCAACTCCtgacaaaaagaagaaaacatcaGGAAAACGGTAAGAGTGTGTTGAAGTTTACTGAGACGTAGAATCAGTTTTCACCTCCTCATGAATCTTCTTCAGGAAGTTGATCTCGTCCTGCAGGGCGTCGATCTTTCTCTCCAACTGGACACGATTTAGAGACGCTTCATCTACGTCCTGTAACGATGAGTGGACGTTCAGATGATTTCAGGGATTATCTGAGTGATGGAAGCGTGGCTTTGGAAACACACTCACCTGTCTGAAGGTGTTCAGGTTGTTTTCTGCGTCCTGTCGGAGTCCGATCTCATCTTGTaatctgaagaaaaaatgaaaacacaaagcaCAGATGATTTAGTAGAGCCACTGATCTGAAACCAGATAAAATCCACATTCAAACTGAAATAACAGCACTAGGGTTTCATTACAGCGGAGccgatcagttcagttcaatggATGGGAATTTAgatccagtttcagtttgtctgaTCCACCAGATCGGGTTCTTCCAAACCTTTCACCTCCTTTTACTGGTACTGTTTCTTTTCTATGGTGAAAAATTAAGACCACAGTCATGTCAACGCTGAAAACTATGAAGATGAAGGAGTGATGGAGTAGAGCAGGGGCACTGAACAtacgacccgtgggccaaaaccggcccaccaaagggtccaatccgtgggatccctgggatgaatttatgaaatgcaaaaattatactgaagactTTAACAATcgatgatgttaaaatcatttcagttcacaACAACTTGATCTTaagtggaccaaaccagtaaaatactatcataataacctatgaataatgacaaatccaaacttttgccccaccccccgaaggggaggcaaggggtattgtttttgcttcagtttgtttctttgtttgttaacactttagcagcaaaactattggttgaattcataccaaactgggtttacagattaccagtgacccagaatagatgtgattacattttgggaaaagtaggtcaaagttaattttttttttttttacaaatttttaaaaccttttttttcccatttacttttaatgaccAAAACTTGTCTATGCTGCTTATGTctatgctaacatcagcacatgcatagacatgatgacatcagctggatcgatgccaaaataagctacaatacgtgcgaggggcggggtttgttgtgtctggaaccacttatctttgttttagcgtaaaacaaaatgaaatgcaaataacctgGGAGGAAaaccttattttatctcatctcatctcatctcatctcatctcatctcatctcattagtgtaactgaatgttttttattgcattaaaacaaaaaagataaacttgaaggtgtcattatttttaggttattatgttattatttcacttaagattgaattggactgaatgtggaacctggactagaatgagtttaacacccctgcatgaaagggttaactctgcAGAGGAAAAGCAGTCGCATTAAAGCGTTCTGTGTTCTTCAGATCGGATGTACTGGAGTCCCACTGTGCAGGACTGTAAACAGATTTCAAGTGCATCCATCAGGTTTTTCCGGCGCTGTTCCTCGTGGTCCAGAGGACGTCTGGGGCTCAGCTGAAAGGACGACTTACGCATCATTACACATGATGTAACATCCACAGGCCTTTCCCACGGGAtggagtccacacacacacacacacacacacacacacacacacacacacacacacaccaccctccAGTCCATCTGCCGTATCAGTCCAGGGGGAAACATCTGTACAGCTTCATGCAGACTTGTCTGAATGGTTGAAGAAGAGCAGCAGGAATCACaaaagtgacctttgacctcccggGCCACAGCCAACACTTATTCTTCTGCCTTCTTTTATAGAAGCAGCAGCTGCCTGCGTGGAAATCAGAGGGCCGAGGGGAGTCTGGAGCTAATTCCAATCACTCATTCTGAagtttaaattaacccataaggacccagtgataGTTTTGTGCcggttcccacatgaatttttctctctatttaagttttcttaaatgatttatcaccatttattatcatcctatcatctgtattttgccattttcactgtaaatcatgtattttcctatatttaatgtagatgttcatgaaaactcagagttaatttgTAGGTTatcacatcaaaacagagaaaattgaagaaaactgacttttttagcaaatatatcgATAATTgatcataaccccagtgtgtccatccactgtcgctgatccaactccatgggtttgactggtgaatcaatgctgtagaagatgacagtgtttcattattctctctatttattattttatttgtttttgttcatgttgtcagttattttgtttatttttctacattttgttgcctttttttatAGTTTTATCCTCAGTTTTGTTCAGCTTgtggtttatttcattcatttgacTTATTATTGTGTtgctttattattaatttttcttcatttttttcattactttggctattGTTGTTTATCTTGTTGCTTATTTGatccttttttctttattttagtacatttttttgcttattttttccacattatttattattttgtagtttttgttttttttttaattcatttctgtttattttatttattatcatatataaacccagtgtgtccatccactgtcactgatccaactccatgggttttactggtgaatcaatgttgtagaaagtgACAGCATTTCATTATTcactttatttaatattttgtttgtttttgttcattttgtcagttattttgatatttttctacatttttttttgcctcttttatGATTTTTCCTCAATTTTGTCCAACTTCCggtttatttctttcattttacttattattttgatgatttataattcatttttcttcattttattcattactttggctgtttttgttcatttcgttgctCATTTGAtcctttttagtttattttagtaagttttttgcttattattttctacattatttattattttgttgatttattattcatttttgttcattttattcattactttagctgtttttgttgaatttgttgcttatttgatcctttttagtttattttagtacattttttgcttattattttccacatgatttattattttgtagtttttcattcatttctgcttattttattcaatattatatataaatcagagtgtgtccatccactgtcattgatccaactccatgggttttactgatgaatcaatgttgtagaagatgacggtgtttccacagtaactacggagcctctgaacgtccaaatgggtcatatctgatgaccatgaaaagatgaagaactgtattttacaccaattattgacatgtattgataggattagtggatcagcaggtattaaacagtttacatcagtagatggttttagtcaccagtggatgtttgggtgtttatgggttaaattatacaTTCATGCCGCGTGTCCACCTTAAGTAAATGCAGAAAAAGGCCTCAGATTCAGCGGGTATTCAGGGACAAGGGAACATCTGCCTGGCTGTGTGCTGGCTTTTGTGGACGGCTTCCATTGTGTTCACCTCATTCCTCGGGTCTTACTCAATGGGGACGAGGGTTCAGTCAGGATCAAGTTTGTAAAGAGGGATCCAGAAGCAAAGCTGGGCAGCTCACAGCGGTCTGCATTCCAACACATCACACACAAATCTGCATATAAAtgcacatagaaaaaaaacagaaaaacctcCCACTGACGTAATGTCCTGGACTGTTTGTACaggatttgaactgaatttatttttctCATCCTTGTCCAAAAGCAACCGGTGCACAGCAGAATGAACCAAAActgtgtaaaaagacaaaaaaataattaaaaagcatcttaagcctttcatgcatgaattatgagaaccttaatcaagattttttttttcctgagtgtttttattcctctttaggcatgaaaaaaaacaaaaacaatgattgaattttttttttatttttttttttagatcaacctgtttttcatggagttacaagaatgtccactcagctacaccatgaattttattcttgaagcaaagaaacatttatttaaaacccaatatcataaagtgatatgaaagcagtgaaatgaaaccatgtttaatgcagctaatctgatgttttctcacattttaacatattctaatactagttattactcacttcatggagataatatgcaaaaaataaatattaacaattgatttccactcaagaaccaatcaagaacagcaaagttacagtaatggtatgaaatgcagtttatgagatgatgcataagtgtccactgtgttggctgatatggaactaaaacaacaaaacccatgaatatacaagattaaagcggtagagtaactgtccactggagtgaccagtatgcatgaaagggttaaagtcttgtGTGTTTGAAAGAtacaatgaaaatgaatgaaaacgtGCAAAACAAAAGAGAAGACTGAAAGACATGacatagttttgtttttatttaatttaataactTAATGCATaccatagagcacaggtgtcaaacatacagcccggggaccgaatccagcccaccaaaagggttcaatccggcccttgggatgaatttgtgaaatgcaaaaattacactgaagatatgaacaatcaaggatgttaaaaccattttaggtcatttcagtctaaagtggatcagaaccagtaaaatactatcataacaacctataaataatgaaaactgtaaatttgtctctttgttttagtgtaaaaaaagtaaaattacacaaaaatatttacatttacagactatccttttacaaaaaatgtgaatatctgaaatgtcttaagacaagtatgtggaattttaataatattctccctgttatttattgtttgatgtatttgtagatccactgtgatctctaaattgtgattcacatgtataaatgataaactgaggcagaatattgtgaacattgcacttattttactaaataattttcaggttgttcacatttgttcatgttatgttcaagtataattagcagatgtaaacattttcattgtggaatttacttttttcactcaacagttcttatcctattgttcatattattttactggtccggcccaccttctgtcatatcaggctgaatgtggcccctgaactaaaatgagtttgacgcccctgctataGAGAATGACTGTTAGTATATGCATGACTTTTAATTCCAATAGTTTTTCCAAACTTACAATTTGTGCGAGTATGACAGTTATCCATGTAAATTTAATGAACACATCTTCCAATAATGAGTCAAACCGGTGTGATTTTACTATTACACTGTGTAGAATGCATACTTCTACTTCAtttgaacatttacattttatattactTTATTGTGTGCATTTCCTTCCATTCCAGTGGACAAAAAAGTTTCCCCATATGTGttaatttttcatgtttaatcCATATTTCATACTACTTCCTTCTGGTCACTGCTACAGGTCAGTAAACtggaaaaatgttaaattcaGCAGAAGTTTCATCCCAAATGCAAGAGACTGTAATGTTAGTTGGGTATGTGTGGTGGTGGGTATATGGTGGTAAAATTGTTGTATTTGCTGTTTTTTGGGCAGGTATATGGTGTGGAATTGCTGTTTTTGGGGTTTGTATTATgccatatgtttttgtttttggttgtttttttgtaattgtgCCCTTTATTTAAGTCAAGGTTATTAAATCCATGTTGTCATCTGTAGTGACAAACACCAGAAGGGAATATTTTACTACTTCATGTTCATCAGGAATGTTTTATATGTCATGTTTTTATGTGTGATGCGCTGTGAACAATGTTCCTATGAAGAACAAATAAACACATCTATTTATCCATGTCTAtgtttttcacaaatttatccctgaagattaataaagtatttctgATTCTGTTTATGACAAACTGGAGGATGAGGTGGTATGTTAAGAGTTGAGGTTcattacttacaaaagatctaagggacttgacttttcatgTATTCTGCTGACAGGAAGCTAaacgatagactgttgtgtggagaaggggtgggattaaatgagtccaacttcctcccactccttttcaaatgagCAAATGAAGTCaggtatatgtataagtttttttgttttttgttttcttccatgacttcttacaacctgttttatttctaaggactaagtaagtaaactaaactaaaaaaaaaaaaaaaaagtttaatttcattTTCCTCCTTCATAATTTAAATAAACTCTTAAAAATCTGGTTGGatttgctatctatctatctatctatctatctatctatctatctatctatctatctatctatctatctatctatctatctatctatctatctatctatctatctatctatctatctatctatctatctatctatctatccatctatctattgaagtcacaggtgtcaaacatacggcctgcggaCCAAAACCGAACCTCCaaagttagttagtttagtttacttacttagtccttacaaataaaacaggttgtaagaagtcatagaagaaaacaaaaaacaaaaaaacttatatATATACCTGACTTCATTTGctcatttgaaaaggagtgggaggaagtcgaactcatttaatcccaccccttctccacacaacagtctatcctttagcttcctgtCAGCAGGAGTCCAATtcggcctctgggatgaatttgtaaaatgcaaaaattacactgatgatatcaACAATCAagcaaaatcttaaaaaaaaaaaaaaaagtgctgttttGGCTCCTACCTCTGCTTCAGGGTTGCCAGGTCTGCAGCCAGGTTGTCCCTCTCTATCTCCAGCCGGGCCTTTCCAGAGGTCAGCCCGTCCACCTGCCTCCTCAGGTCCCTCAGCTCCTCCTGGTAGATGTCTCCGAGCCGACTGGGTTCCTTCCCCTTCAGCTGGTTCAGCTCGGCCACCAGGACCTTATTCTGCTGCTCCAACAGACGCACCTTCTCGATGTAGCTAGCGAAGCGGTCGTTGAGGCCCATCATCTCCATCTTCTCGTTGGTGCGGGTCTCCTTGTACTGGGCCTTCATCAGGGAGTCCGCCGAGAAGTCCAGCCGGTCTGCGGGACTCCCCAGCAGCAGGGCCGAGCTGGCCGAGCCCAGGGAGATGCGGGACACGGGGCTGGAGTGGGTCAGGTTCCTGGGGGTCCCGTGCCAGGAGAGGCGGCTGGAGGAGAGGCCCCCGATTCGGACGCCGGCGCCGCTTGAGCCCTGAGGCCCGAAGCGTTTCCTGTAGGAGGACTGGACTCTCTGGGTCTCCATGACTGAGGATTGAACTGGATCAGAGCACAAACAGGGCTTTTATAGGGACAGGCGAACCCCCCCAAGCCTGAACAGAGAGGCCACTGGGTGGggcagagagagtgagtgagtgggggggggcagtgaatgGGACAAAAAGGGCGAGCGAAGGGGTGGTTTATATGACACTCAGCGCTGTGGGCCAGGGATTGTCTGTGCTCGTCCACTCAACTCCAAATGTCTCCtggcttctcctcctcctcctcctcctcctcctcctcctcctcctcctcctcctcctcctcctcctcctcctccctgactCACTCTCTTTCTCACTCTTACTTTCACCCCTTtttgtctttctctctttctttctgttcCAGCTGAATGAAAAGGAATTTGTGTGACAG
This region includes:
- the gfap gene encoding glial fibrillary acidic protein, with product METQRVQSSYRKRFGPQGSSGAGVRIGGLSSSRLSWHGTPRNLTHSSPVSRISLGSASSALLLGSPADRLDFSADSLMKAQYKETRTNEKMEMMGLNDRFASYIEKVRLLEQQNKVLVAELNQLKGKEPSRLGDIYQEELRDLRRQVDGLTSGKARLEIERDNLAADLATLKQRLQDEIGLRQDAENNLNTFRQDVDEASLNRVQLERKIDALQDEINFLKKIHEEELREFQEQILAQQVHVDLDVSKPDLTAALRDIRVQYETMASSNMQETEDWYRSKFADLTDAANRNAEALRQAKQEANEYRRQIQVVTCDLEALRGSNESLERQLREMEDRFAMDTAGYQDTVGRLEEEIQALKEEMARHLQEYQDLLNVKLALDIEIATYRKLLEGEESRITIPVQSFSNLQFRETNLDTKTPEAHVKRSILVRTVETRDGEIIKESTTEHKDLP